The following proteins come from a genomic window of Lytechinus pictus isolate F3 Inbred chromosome 1, Lp3.0, whole genome shotgun sequence:
- the LOC129261018 gene encoding uncharacterized protein C2orf50-like isoform X3, whose translation MRSRDQGIQSIETGAYHNKCAPEPKQPPQRTGNQQPRAGAGGAPGAGGAAGVSGRHTRADFRECNSVIEDKTWRETVGREKKGQIRWDEGWGFLRDFDQKGNPKVKPEPPENLTLFSESVPNTSNQRFGHQQKTGAAKAMVDLQHRLSTTNRKKHHKELVCYD comes from the exons ATGAGGAGTAGAGACCAGGGGATACAGAGCATAGAAACAGG TGCCTACCACAACAAGTGCGCACCGGAGCCCAAGCAACCACCCCAGCGGACAGGCAACCAACAGCCACGGGCCGGAGCAGGCGGAGCCCCAGGAGCAGGTGGAGCTGCTGGAGTGAGCGGGAGACATACAAGAGCCGATTTCAGAGAGTGCAATAGTGTGATCGAGGATAAGACGTGGAGAGAGACGGTTGGCAGGGAAAAGAAGGGCCAGATACGATG GGACGAAGGCTGGGGATTTCTCAGGGACTTCGATCAAAAG GGTAATCCTAAGGTAAAACCGGAACCGCCAGAAAACCTGACCCTGTTCTCCGAGTCGGTTCCTAACACGTCAAATCAGCGATTCGGACACCAGCAGAAAACCGGAGCCGCCAAAGCAATGGTTGATCTACAACATAGACTCAGTACAACAAACCGGAAGAAGCATCACAAAGAATTAGTTTGCTACGATTGA
- the LOC129261018 gene encoding uncharacterized protein C2orf50-like isoform X1, whose product MSSHIMHDRATSAGYRLPASTRISSAYHNKCAPEPKQPPQRTGNQQPRAGAGGAPGAGGAAGVSGRHTRADFRECNSVIEDKTWRETVGREKKGQIRWDEGWGFLRDFDQKGNPKVKPEPPENLTLFSESVPNTSNQRFGHQQKTGAAKAMVDLQHRLSTTNRKKHHKELVCYD is encoded by the exons ATGTCATCTCATATCATGCACGACCGTGCCACTTCGGCCGGCTATCGTCTCCCCGCTTCTACCCGTATTTCCAGTGCCTACCACAACAAGTGCGCACCGGAGCCCAAGCAACCACCCCAGCGGACAGGCAACCAACAGCCACGGGCCGGAGCAGGCGGAGCCCCAGGAGCAGGTGGAGCTGCTGGAGTGAGCGGGAGACATACAAGAGCCGATTTCAGAGAGTGCAATAGTGTGATCGAGGATAAGACGTGGAGAGAGACGGTTGGCAGGGAAAAGAAGGGCCAGATACGATG GGACGAAGGCTGGGGATTTCTCAGGGACTTCGATCAAAAG GGTAATCCTAAGGTAAAACCGGAACCGCCAGAAAACCTGACCCTGTTCTCCGAGTCGGTTCCTAACACGTCAAATCAGCGATTCGGACACCAGCAGAAAACCGGAGCCGCCAAAGCAATGGTTGATCTACAACATAGACTCAGTACAACAAACCGGAAGAAGCATCACAAAGAATTAGTTTGCTACGATTGA